A genomic stretch from Mya arenaria isolate MELC-2E11 chromosome 10, ASM2691426v1 includes:
- the LOC128205314 gene encoding uncharacterized protein LOC128205314, translating to MSFENWILMTKMPTSQMYLFAVLFILVRDVGNRSEKQTTMTEALGGGLGGGVVGLIILAIIAMLWFRKRGRSNTERNNSLHDARKDYDTVDANLREVELNDLRYEALQGTDVHTMEQTTDYSNVSEHVNDNITYQNVRGGSLSD from the exons ATGAGTTTTGAAAACTGGATACTTATGACGAAGATGCCCACAAGCCAAATGTACTTGTTTGCTGTTCTGTTCATACTTGTGCGAG ACGTTGGAAATAGAAGTGAAAAACAGACCACAATGACAGAAGCACTTGGAGGGGGTCTCGGTGGAGGCGTTGTGGGGCTTATAATCCTTGCAATAATTGCTATGCTTTGGTTTCGTAAAAG GGGAAGGTCGAACACGGAAcgcaataattcacttcatgacg CCCGAAAAGATTATGACACAGTGGATGCTAATTTGCGTGAGGTTGAGCTCAATGATCTTAGGTATGAGGCTCTTCAAGGAACAGATGTTCACACGATGGAACAAACAACTGACTATTCAAACGTCTCTGAACATGTAAACGACAACATCACATAC CAAAACGTTCGTGGCGGATCACTATCTGATTGA